A window of Micromonospora sp. WMMC415 genomic DNA:
AGCGCCGCTGAGCGGTAAGGAAGGGCCCCTTCTCAACGCCTGCGGTAGCGAAAGGGTCCCTTGTTAACACCGCCGCACGTTGCCGACCGGCATCGAGGGCGGCGCCGGAACCACGCCGTTAAGAAGGGCCCCCTGTACAACGCCAGGCGTTAACAGGGGGCCCTTCCTTACACCTCAGGCGGTGGTGAGGGCCGGCGGGCCGTCCAATGCCTCCGTGTCGAGGTCGGCCGGGCGCAGCGCCAGGGCGAGCACGTCGGCGACGTCGGCGAGGGTGTGGACGGTCAGCGCCTCGCGTACCTCGGTCGGCAGGTCGTCGAGGTCCGGTTCGTTGCGCATCGGGATGATCACCTCGGTCAGGCCGGCCCGGTGGGCGGCGAGCAGCTTCTGCTTGACGCCGCCGATGGGCAGGACCCGGCCGGAGAGGGTCACCTCGCCGGTCATCCCGAACTCGGGGCGGACCGGCCGGCCGCTCGCCAGGGACGCGAGGGCGGTGACCATGGTGATGCCGGCGCTCGGGCCGTCCTTCGGCACGGCTCCCGCCGGGACGTGCAGGTGGATCCGCCGTCCGGCGAGGGCGTTCGGGTCCAGCCCGAGCCGCCGCCCGTTCGACCGCAGGTACGACAGGGCGATGTGCGCGGATTCCTTCATCACGTCGCCGAGCTGGCCGGTCAGGGTCAGCCCCGGCTCGCCCTCCATGCTGGTGGCCTCGATGAAGAGCACGTCGCCGCCGGCGCCGGTGACCGCCAGGCCGGTGGCGACGCCGGGCACCGCCGTACGCTCCGCCGACTCCGGGGTGTGCTTCGGCCGGCCCAGGTAGCGGGCCAGGTTGCCGGTGTCCACGCGTACCGGCGTGGGGTCGGTCGCCAGCGCGACCGCCACCTTGCGCAGGATCTTCGCGAGGGCGCGTTCGAGCTGCCGGACGCCGGCCTCCCGGGTGTACTCGCCGGCGATCCGGGCCAGGGCCTCGTCGGCGACGGTCACGTCGTCGGCGGTGAGTCCGGCCCGTTCCCGCTGCCGGGGCAGCAGGTGGTCCCGGGCGATGGCCACCTTCTCGTCCTCGGTGTAGCCATCCAGGGTGACCAGCTCCATCCGGTCCAGCAGCGGGCCGGGGATGGTCTCCACCACGTTGGCGGTGGCCAGGAAGAGCACGTCGGACAGGTCGAGGTCGACCTCCAGGTAGTGGTCCCGGAAGGTGTGGTTCTGCGCCGGGTCGAGGACCTCCAGCAGGGCGGCGGCCGGGTCGCCGGAGTAGCCGACGGCCAGCTTGTCCACCTCGTCGAGGAGCACGACCGGGTTCATCGAGCCGGCCTCGCGCAGCGCCCGGACGATCCGGCCGGGCAGCGCGCCGACGTAGGTGCGCCGGTGGCCGCGGATCTCCGCCTCGTCGCGCACACCGCCGAGGGAGACCCGGACGAAGTTCCGGCCGAGCGCCCGGGCGACGGACTCGCCGAGGCTGGTCTTGCCGACGCCGGGCGGGCCGGCGAGGGCCAGCACGGCGCCGGAGCCGCGGCCGCCGACCACGCCGAGGTTGCGCTCCGCGCGCCGGTTGCGCACCGCGAGGTACTCCAGGATGCGGTCCTTCACGTCGGCCAGGCCGGCGTGGTCGGCGTCGAGCACCGCCCGGGCCGCCGCCAGGTCGGTGTTGTCGGCGGTACGCGTGTTCCACGGCATCTCGAGGACGGTGTCGAGCCAGGTACGGATCCAGCCGGCCTCCGGTGAGGCGTCGCTGGCCCGCTCCAGCTTGCCGACCTCCCGGAGCGCCGCCTCGCGGACCTTCTCCGGCAGGTCGGCGGCCTCGACGCGGGCCCGGTAGTCGGCGGAGCCGTCCGGCTCGTCCTCGCCGAGTTCCTTGCGGATCGCGGCGAGCTGCTGGCGGAGCAGGAACTCGCGCTGGGACTTCTCGAGCCCCTCCCGCACGTCGGTGTTGATCTGCTCGGTGACCTCCTGCTCGGCCAGGTGGTCCTTCACCCAGCCGACCAGCAGTTCGAGCCGGGCGGTGACGTCCGGCGCGGCGAGCAGTTCGGTCTTCTGGGCGAGGCTGAGCCAGGTGACGTAGCCGGCCGAGTCGGCCAGCTCGGAGAGGTCGGTCATCCGCTCGATCGCGTCGATGACCTGCCAGGCTCCGCGCTGTTGGAGCACCGAGGTCATCAGGGCCCGGTACTCGCGGGCGAGTTCCCGGGCGCGGCCGGCGGGTGCCGGCTCGGTTAGTTCGGCCGCCTCGACCCAGAGTGCGGCGCCGGGTCCGGGGACGCCGGAGCCGATGCGGGCGCGGGTGAGGCCGCGGACGACGGCGGCCGGTTCGCCGCTGGGCAGCCGGCCGACCTTCTCGATCGTGGCGACGACGCCGACGGGACCGTACTCGCCGTCGATGCGGGGCACGGCGAGGAGCCGGTGGTCGCCGGTGGCGCGGGCCGCGTCGACGGCGGCCTGGGTGGTCGGGTCGAGGGTCACCGGGATGACCATGCCGGGCAGCAGCACGGCGTCGGTCAGGGGAAGAACCGGAAGAGTTGCCATCGAACACCTGCTATCGCGTTGAGTTGAGCGTGTTCAACTCAAGTAACAAATCGTTCCCCTTGTTCCGAGGTGTGACCCAGGCCACGCCGAACCCGGACGGGCCGGCGGAGTGCCAGCAGTTCCCGCACCGGCCCGCTTCCCCCGCCGACGGCCACCGCGAGCGGGATCGCCACGGTGGTCAGGACCAGGGCGGCGACCGTCGGGCCGGGCAGTCCCGCCAGCAGGGCGACGACGGTGAGGGCCGCGAAGGACACGAGCTTGCGTCGGGCGCGCGGGACGGACATGCGTTCCTCCTTCAGGTAGGCGGCCACGCCGGCCTGCTCGGGGACTGACCGCACGGCACTTTCCGACCGGTGGCACGCCGATTTCGGCGCGGGATTACCCGACCCGCCGAAATGAGGAGGACGCGTTTTCTTGCGGTTATGCCACGCGATACGTCAAACTTTGACCACACCCCGTCCCCACACAGGGAGTAATCGGCGATGGCCAGAAAAGTAATCACGGTTCTGACTGACGATCTCGACGGCGGAAAGGCCGATCGGACCGTCGAGTTCAGCTTGGACGGCGTGGCGTACACGATCGACGTGTCCGACGAGAACGCGGGTGTCCTGCGTAAGGCGCTGGACCCGTACATCAGCGCCGGCCGGCGGATCGGTCGCGGCGGCGTGGAAACGTCGCGGGCACCCCGACGGGGAGCCGGATCCGGCGCCGGAATGGACCGCGAGCAGAACCGCGCGATCCGGGAATGGGCCGTCAAGAACGGCTACAAGATTTCCGAGCGGGGCCGCATCCCGGTGGAGGTCGTCGAGGCCTACAAGAACCGCTGAGCCGGAGCGGGCCGGCCCGCGCGCGGGGTCGTGCCGAAAACGGCACGGCCCCGCCGGCATTTGCGGCCCGCACCATTCCCTCCGGCCGGGACCGTGACCGGCGCCACCCGCGCCGGCCGGCGGCCGCCGTCCTGTCGCACCCCTGGGCTGCAATGATCGCAAAGCCGATCAGCCATTACGGGGACGAGCGGACGGGGGCGGCGGATGAGGCACTGGTGGACGCAGACGGCGGGCGGACTCCCCCGGACCTTCTGGCACCTGTGGACGGCCACGCTGATCAACCGGCTGGGCAGCTTCGTCGCCATCTACCTCGGCGTCTACCTCGTCTCGGTCCGGGACTTCAGCCCCGCGTACGCCGGCATGGTGATCGGGTTGCACGGGGCCGGCAGCGCGGCCGGGGGCGTCATCGGCGGCCTCGTCGCCGACCGTTGGGGGCGCCGGCCCGCGATGCTGGGCGGCAACGTCACGGCCGCCGCCACCGCGCTCTCGCTGGGCCTGGCCGGGCATCCGGTCGCGATCGCCGCCCTGACCCTGCTGCTCGGGGCGTGTCTCGGCGTCGCCCGGCCCGCCTTCACCGCCACGATCATCGACGTCGTCGGTGAGCGGGACCGGCTGCGGGCGCTGACGCTGAACTACTGGGCCATCAACATCGGCTTCTCGGTCGCCGCGACGGTCGCCGGGTTGCTGGTCCGGGTGGACCCGCTGCTGCTGTTCGTGATCAACGCCATCGTGCTGCTGGGCACCGCCGCGTTGATCGGTCTCCGCGTTCCCGAGTCCCGGCCCGTCGTGCCGGCCGCCGGCGCCCTCACCCGCGCCGGGAGCGGCGGTCTGGGCACCGTCCTGCGGGACCGGGTCTTCCTGACGTTCACCGCGCTGACCGGCCTGGCCTGGCTCTGCATCGAGGCGAGCGTGATGCTGCCGGTCTCCTTGCAGGCCGACGGGCTGCCGGCCGCCGCGTACGGGCCGATCATCGCGGTCAACGGTCTGTTGATCGTGCTCGGCCAGCTCTTCGTGCCGCGCCTGGTCGGCCGCTTCGACCGGTCGCGCACCATCGCGGTCGCCGTCCTGGTGATCGGCGCCGGGTTCGCCCTCACCGCGCTGGCCGACAGCGTCTGGTTCTACGCGGTCACGGTGCTGGTCTGGACACTCGGCGAGATGGCCATGACCCCGTCGAACTCGGCACTGACCGCCGACCTCTCACCGACCGCGCAGCGGGGGCGCTACCAGGGCGTCTACTCGCTCGGGCACGCGTTCGCCACGTTCGCCGGGCCGACACTGGGCGGCCTGGTCGCCCACCGGTTCTCCGTCGACGCCCTCTGGTTGGGCCTGTTCGGCCTGGCGCTCGCGGTGGCCGCCGCGAACCTGCTCGCGGCCCGGTCCCGCACGCGGCGGATCGCCGCGCTCCGGGCGGCGGCGCCCACGGCGGCTCCGCCGGCACCGGTCGCGGCCTGAGCACGGGGCGGGGCCGCCCGGTACCCCCGGACGGCCCCGCCACCCTGGTCGGTCAGTTGACCTCGATGCGCACCACGTCGAAGGCGGGCGTCTGGTTGGCCCGCTCCATCATCGGTACCCGGTGCGAACCGTCACCGGCCCAGACCGCGCACTGCGCGGTACCGGACTCCGGCATGCCCGGAACCTGGATGGTCACCTCGTCGGCCTCCCGGCCGCCCCGGCTGTCCTCGGTGGCGACGAAGAACGCCGGCACGTCCTCCGGGTTCGCCGGGGCCTCGTCGGTGCTCTCCAGCATCCGGCAGGCGGTGTGGAAGTGGCCGCGCACCAGGCCGTCGCCGTTGAGCAGCGAGCTCTCCACGTAGTACCCGCCCTGGCCGGCGGCGAGGAACCGGTCCCGGACCAGGTTCCGGGTGCTCACCCGGAGGGTGAACGGCTCTTCGGCCTGGACCTGCTGCGGGAAGTCCGTGATCAGCAGCGAGGGGTTGTTCGCGGCGGCAGCGACCTCACCGAAGGCCGTGCTCACGCACCGGTTACCGTTCTGGAAACCGTCGTGCGGCTGGAGCTGGCTCTCGTCACAGTCGTTCGCCAGCACACCGAGCCCGGCACCCGGGGCGTTGCTATCGCCGCCGTTGTTGTTGCCCCCGTTGTCGTTTCCGCCGTTGTTGCCGCCGTCATTGTCGTTGTCGTTGTCGCCGCCGTTGTTGTTTCCGTCGTTGGTGTTGCCGGTCGGCGCGACCTGGCACTCGGCGAGCTGGGACAGACCGCGGGGGCGGGAACCGAACCGGTCGATCGCGTTCGTGATGCGATCCAGCGTCGCCCGTCGCTTGCTGGCCAGCGGGGCCAGGATCGAGTTGCGGACGAACGCCTCACCGCGGCTTCCCTCGGCGGCGAGCCGCCGGTCGGCCTCGGTGATCTGGGCCTGCAACTGGGCCAGGTTGCGGTCCACCTCGGCGCGGGCCCGCTCGGGCACCTGCGGCAGGCGGCCGGCCACGTCCGGGCAGGCCACGGCGGAGCCGCCGTTGTTCCCGGGGGCCTGGCCGTCCCGGGTCTCCTGGCACTCCTCGACCGACTGCTGGCCGTCGCCCCAGTGGTTGCGCACCCACCGTCCGTTCTGCCAGGTGCGCGTCGTGGTGCCGGTTCCGCTCGGCGCGGTCGCACCCGGGCTCGGCTGCACGCACTGCGCGGACGCGGGCCGGGTCTTGTTCGACCGCCGCTCTCCGGCCGACGAGATCTGGGTCACGGCGACGATGCCACCGAAGACCGCGAGCGTGCCGACAACGGCGATCAGCCGCTTGCTCCGCGCGTTACCGGATGGCCGGCGCGCCCGTGTGGACCTGCGCATCGAATTGCTCTCCTTCTCGATCCGGTAGTTCATTCGAGACCTCGGCGGACCGACGGAATTGAGGTGGAACGCCCCGACGACTACCGTCGGGCCGTATCCGGTGGCACGTCGATGACCGACGATGCCCTTTCCGCACCGTCTTCCACGTCGGGGGACGCGGTCGGGGAGATCCTGTCCATTCCCGCATGAGTACGGGACGGCCGCGGCGATGGTTCAACCGGGGCGAGGGAAATTTCCCGCGGGTTTCGAGAGGGCGTGCGGGGGGGGGTGCCGATCAGTCGACGCAGAGGTGGTCGAACGCGAAGCCGTCGACCAGTTCGGCCCGTCGCGCGGCCAGCCCACGGATCCCGGCCAGCAGCTCCTCCCGCGACGTCAGGGGCGGCTCGGCACCGTCCAGCGTGCGCAGCCGCTCACCGACCGCCAGGGTGGCGAGGTCCTCGGCGAGCCGCGCCGCGTCGACCCCGCAGGTGAACCGGTGCTCCGCAACCGTGACCCGCTCCACCAGGACCGCGCCGGGGCGTACCTCCACCCAGCTCCAGCCCTCGGCCGGGCCACCGGACCACCGCACGTGCAGGCCGCGCACGATCGGGTCGGACAGCCGCCGCGCCACGTACGCCTCGACGGCCGCGGCGCGGGTGAGCGCGCCGAGGTCGTTGACCGGCCCGGTCCGCCCGTCGGGGAGTCGACCGGCGATGTCCCGGAACCCGGTGACACCCGGCTCCCCCGCCCAGCGGTTCGTGTAGGCGTGGGCGTCGAGGACGTACGCCACGATCCCGGGCCCGTGGTCGGCGGGCCGCAAGGTCGACGATCCGATCCGCAGCACCGGCAGACCGACCGCGGCGGCGACCGCGTCCTTCATCCGGGCGACGCGCTGGCCCGGCGACCCGTCGGCCGGCGGTGGCCCGATCTCGACCGCGACGATGACCCGGCCAGTGCCGGCGGCGCGGACGACGAGGTCGTACGTCTCGCGCAGGGCGGTGCTCCACTGGTGGCCGGTGACCCCCGGTGGGCGCCGGCGCACCAGGTCGCTCAGCCGGAGCGGGCCGTGCACGACCTGGCCGTCCCGGGTCAGCACCGGACCACCGACGCCGGGCACCACCCGCCGCCCGCCGCCATCCACGCCCTCGCCGCTCGTCATCGCCCCGCGTCCCGTCGCCGTCCCGTCGCCGTCCCGGGCGGCGACCGGCCGAGTCTAGGGTGCGAGCACGGCCGGCGCGTCGGTGGGCCGGGTCCCGCTCAGCGCCAGACGACCACCTCGGACAGCGGCTTTCGGGAAATGTCCGGCACGGTAGCGTCGTCGGCCGGGTAACCGACCGGGATGATCAGGTTGCCCCGTTCCTCGGCGGGCCGGTCCAGCAGCTCGTTGAGGAAGCGCATCGGGCTCGGGGTGTGGGTCAGGGTGGCGAGTCCGGCCTGGTGCAACGCGGCGAGCAGGAGACCGACCGCGATCCCCACCGACTCCTTCACGTAGTAGGGGCGGGGGCTGCGGGGCCCCCGGTGCACCTCGAAGACCACGATCACCGCCGGAGCGGTCTCCAGGAACGGTTTGCTCGCGTCCGTCCCCAGCGGCGCCAGCGCCGACAGCCACTCCTCCGGCGCGCGCCGCTCGTAGAACACCCGCTCCTCCGCCTCGGCGGCGACCCGCAGCCGGCGCTTGAGCTCCGGGTCGGTGACCACGACGAACCGCCACGGCTGCCGGTTCGCGCCGCTCGGCGCCGAAGCCGCCGCCCGCAGCGCCTGGTCGAGCACGCCGGCCGGGATGGGCCGGTCGCTGAAGTCGCGGACGGTGCGGCGCCGGGTCATCGCGTCGGCGAAGGCCCGCACCCGGGCCAGCGCATCCGTCGGGGGTACGCCGTAGTCGGGCACGGGCCGGGACGCCGGCGGGCCGGCGGGGCGGTTCGGGGGCATCCTGACATTGTCGGCGGCCCCGGCGGTCCCGGCCAGCCGACGCGGGATGATCGACGGAGGCCGCCGGTACGGGAACGGGGAGGGTGTCGGGTGCGGGTCGTGTCGCTGGTGCCGTCGCTGACCGAGGCGGTGGCGTCGACGCTGCCCGGGCTGCTGGTCGGGGCGACCGACTGGTGCACCCACCCGACCGGGCTGGACGTCCCCCGGGTCGGCGGCAGCAAGTACCCGGACCTGGAGCGGGTCCGCGCTCTGCGCCCCGACCTGGTTCTGCTCAACGTCGAGGAGAACCGCCGCGAGGACGCCGACGCGCTGGCGGCGGCCGGCGTGCCGGTGCGGGTCACCTACCCCCGGACCGTGGACGAGGCGCTCACCGAACTGGGCGCACTGCTGACCGAGCTGGGCGCGGCGGCCGAGCCGACCTGGCTGCTGGCGGCCCGCCGTGCCTGGGCGGCGCTGCCCGCCGAGGCGGCGCCGCGCCCGGCGGTGGTGCCGGTCTGGCGTCGGCCGTGGGTGGTGCTGGGTCGCGACACGTTCGCCGGTGACGTCCTGCGCCGGCTGGGCGTGACCAACCGGTACGCCGACCACCCCGAGCGGTACCCCCGGCCGAGCCTGGACGAGCTGCGCGGGCGGGCGCCGGAGCTGGTGGTGCTGCCCGACGAGCCGTACCGGTTCACCGCCGCCGACGGGCCGGACGCATTCCCCGGGACGCCGTGCGCCCTGGTGTCGGGTCGGCACCTGACCTGGTACGGACCGTCGCTCGCCGAGGCTCCCGCCCTGCTGGCGGCCCAGTTGGCCGCGCCGGTCACCCGTCCCGCGGGCTGATCCGTCTCCGGCGGGCCCGGCGGCGGGCCCGGCGGGCCCGGCGGCGTCCCGGCCAGGCGGCGACCCGGCCCCAGGCGATCGAGGTGGCCAGTGCCAGCACCACCACCGCCAGGGTCAGCCAGACCGGCACCTCCCCCACCGGGGTCTCGGCGAGGATCAGCTTCACCCCGGCGAAGGCGAGCACGACCGCCAGCCCGTACCGCAGGTACTCGAAGTGCCGCAGCAGGCCGGCCAGGCAGAAGTAGAGGCTGCGCAGACCGAGGACCGCGAAGGCGGTCGCCGTCCAGACCAGGAACGTGTCGGTGGTGATGGCGAGGATCGCCGCCACCGAGTCGACCGCGAAGACCACGTCGGTGCCCTCGATCGCGACGAGAGCGACCAGCAGCACGGTGGCCTTGCGGCGCCCGTCGACGCGGACCGTGAACCGGCTGCCGTGGTAGCGCGGATCGGTCGGCACCAGCCGGCGGAAGAGCCGGACGACCGGGTTGCGGTCGGGATCGACGTCCGGTTCGCCGCGTACGGCCAGCCGCCAGCCGGTCCAGACCAGGAACGCTCCGAGGGCGAGCCCGGCCCAGGCCAGCCGGTGCAGCAACTCCGCGCCCGCGAAGATGAAGGCGAGCCGGAACGCGAGGGCACCGACCACGCCCCAGAACAGCACCTTGTGCTGGTACTCGTCGGGGACCCGGAAGTAGCCGAACAGCAGCGCGAAGACGAAGACGTTGTCGACCGACAGGGCCTTCTCCAGCAGATAGCCGGAGTAGTAGGCGACCGCCGGCTCGCCGCCCAGCCAGACCAGGACCACCAGGCCGAACGCGAGACCGGCGGTGATCCACACCGCCGACCAGACGACCGCCTCGCGCAGCTCGATGATGTGGTTGTCACGGTGGGAGAGCACGTCGACGGCGAGCATGACGGCGATGACCGCGCCGACCGCCGCCCACCCCCACAGCGGCACGGCGAACGTCGCCTCGTCCACCCGGCGCCCCCCGCATCCGTGACGCCCCTTTCCCGGCGCCGGCCACGGGGCGGGACCGGTCCGCCCGGCAACCGGCGGGGAAACCGGACCACGTCATCGCCCCGAGCCTAGGCGGCCGGCCGGCCCTCCGGCGGCGCTCCGCCGAACCCGGTGCCCATCAGGCGACCGGGGTGACCTGGCCCGCCTCCAGCGCGACCAGGACGGTGTCGTCGACGTCGTACGCGATCGTGCTGACCACCCGCACGACGCCGCTCACCTGCCCGGCCAGCCGCTCCGCCAGCTCAGCCGCGCTACGCCGGTCCAGCCGCCCGTCCAGGGTCACCTCGCCGCCGCGGACCTGGACGGTCACCAGCCCGTCCCGCACCGCGAGCACCCGGTGCAGCACCTCCTGCACGACGTCCTCCCGGATCTCCGCGTCGGTCCGCAGGTGCACCCGCAGCAGGTCACCACGGGTCACGACGCCGACCAGGCGGCCCAGGTCGTCCAGCACCGGCAGCCGCTAGGCCGCGCCAGGGGGCCGGGGCAGGGCCGCGGGACCGGGATCCGACGGTCCGGGAGACCCGGTGGGAGAGGGGTCCAAGGTCCCGGTCCGGCAGGGCACGGTCGGCCCTGACGCGCCGGGGGCGGCTGGTCGTCCAATGGAGATGCCACCGGGAAGCGCGGTGCGGGACAGGAAGGGACGTGGAGACCATGGCCGCGATGATCGAACGGAACACCGCCGGGAACACCGCTCCGGCGGCGGAGCAGCGGCACCAGGACGAGACCACCCGGGGGCGCGCCGCGCGGTACGTGTTCGCGGGTGTCCGGCTGGCCCTCGGCTGGACGTTCCTGTGGGCGTTCGTCGACAAGGTGTTCGGGCTCGGCTTCGCCACCCCCACCGAACGGGCCTGGCTCAACGGCGGCAACCCCACCAAAGGCTTCCTGAGCGGCGCCGAAGGACCCTTCGCCGGCATCTACCACGACCTCGCCGGCACCGCCTTCGCCAACTGGACCTTCCTGCTCGGCCTGCTCGGCATCGGCCTGGCCCTCACCCTCGGCATCGGCATGCGCATCGCCGCCGCCACCGGCGCCACCCTCTACGTCATGATGTGGTCGGTCGCCCTGCCCCCACAGACCAACCCGTTCCTGGACGAACACCTGACCCTCGCCGCCGTCCTGGTCGGCCTCACCCTCATCGGCGCCGGCCGGACCCTCGGCCTCGGCGCCACCTGGGAGAAGCTGCCCATCGTCCAGCGGTTCCCCTGGCTCCGCTGACCTGATCTCCGCACAGCCACAGGGGCGGGCCCCACCCTCCGGGTGAGGCCCGCTTCGCGGTGCCCAGACCTTGGATGCTGTCGGCCCTTCGAGGGGCCGGTCCATGGCAAGAACTGTTCTGAACGGGGGCCGCGCGCACATCGGTGAGTGGCGATCCGGCAGGATCACGGGGCGAAGGACATCACGACGGACACGGCAGGAGACTTCCGGATGAACCAGGCAGGCAAGCCCGACGTGGGCCCGATCGAGGGCGCGCCTCCGGCCGACCTCGTCGTCGAGGACATCACCGTCGGGGACGGGCCCGAGGCGCGTGCGGGGCAGGTGGCGCGGGTCCACTACGTCGGCGTCGCCCACTCCGACGGCCGGGAGTTCGACGCGTCGTGGAACCGAGGCGAGCCGTTCGAATTCCCCCTCGGGGGCGGACGGGTCATCGCCGGCTGGGACCAGGGTGTCGTCGGCATGAAGGTCGGCGGTCGTCGTCGCCTGACCATCCCGCCGCACCTCGGCTACGGCGACCGGGGCGCCGGCGGCGTCATCAAGCCGGGCGAGACGCTGGTGTTCGTCGTCGACCTGCTCGGCGTGCGCTGACGCGGTGCGGGCCCCGGCAGCACCGGGGCCCGCACCGCGGCGGTCAGTGGTTGCGTCAGGCGGCGATCAACGTGCGGCCGGCCACCGGCGCGGGAGCGTCGTCGATGACGCGGACCACCCGATGCAGGCCGGTCACGCGCAGGACCCGGGCGACCACCGGGTCGGGCCGCACCAGCACCAGCTCGCCACCACCGGCCCGCAACCGCAGGTGGGCGGCGGCCAGGGCACGCACCCCGGCGGCGGAGAGGACACGGACGCCGGACAGGTCGAGCCGGAGCACCGACCGGGCCGGCACGGCCCACAGCGCCGACCGCAGCGCGCCGACCGTGGCGACGTCGATCTCGCCGGTCGCGCGCACCTCCACCACCCGGGCACCCACGCTGACCTCGACGTGGAACCGGTCGTCCCGCTGTCCCATGGCCACGAATCTAGCCCCGACCACCGACAGTTCCGTCGTGCCGCGGGACGGGATCCGGGTACGACCAGGGTCGCACCCGCCGGTATCGGGGATCCCCCTTCCGGGCGACCCCGGCAGCGATGGCGGCGACCCACACCGGTGGACGGCCCGCCCCGGTACGTCGGGGGGCGACGCCGGGCGGATCGGCGGGCCAGAATGAGCGGATGGTCGTCCCCCGCCCCCGCGCACCGTGGCTGATCCGACCCGTCCGCGAGCCCGCCACGGTCCCGCCGCCCCTCGACGGGCCGTGGGCGCCCGCCGACCGCCGGCTCGACGCCGTCGAGCTGCTGCCCCTGCCCGACGGCACGTCCGGTCCCGAGGACGTCGTCGTCGACCCGGCGGGGCGGGTGGTCAGCGGGTCCGAGGACGGCCGCATCTGGTGGTGGCCGGTCGACGCGCCGACGGGCACCCGTCCGCGGCTTCTCGCCGAGACCGGCGGCCGACCGCTGGGCGTGGAGGTCGACCCCCGCGACGGCAGCCTCGTGGTCTGCGACGCCTACCGGGGGCTGCTGCGGGTGACCTGGGACGGCGCCGTCCGCGACCTGGGCGGCTCCGGCCCCCGGCCGCACCTGGCCGACAACGCCGCGATCAGCCGGGACGGCACGGTCTACTTCACCGACTCGTCCAGCCGGTTCCCCGTCTCGCACTGGAAACGCGACCTGCTGGAGCACCGCCCAAACGGGCGGGTGCTGGCGTACGACCCGGGCAGTGGGCGCACCGAGGTGGTCTGCTCGGGGCTGCACTTCCCCAACGGGATCGCGCTGACCCCGGACGAGTCGGCACTGATGCTGGTGGAGACGGCCACCCACCGGCTGGTCCGGGTCGACCTGCCGGACGGGGTCGTCACGGTGCTCGCGGACCTGCCGGCGTACCCGGACAACGTCTCCCCGGTGGGCGACGGGACGTACTGGATCGCCCTGCCGAGCCCCCGCGTGCCGGTCGTCGAGCGGCTGCTGCCGCACCCTCGGCTGCGGCAGCTCGTGGCCGTCCTGCCGGCGGCGGTGCAGCCGAAGCCGCTGCGCTACGGCCTGGTCGCCCTCGTGGACGGCGACGGTCAGGTGCTGCGCACCCTGCACGGTCCGAACGGGACGTACGACATGGTCACCGGTGTCCGCCAGCACGGCGACCACCTCTGGCTCGGCAGCCTCACCGGTGCCGGGGTGGCCCGGGTGCCGCTGGGCTGAGCGTCCACCGCGGACCGGGCGGACCCCGCGCCACGGGGACCGGCCCGCGTTTCCGGACCGGTCCCCGCGTACTGCCCGGGTCAGCCGCCGCGGACGGACGGCACCGGCGCGGGTGAGCCGCCGGCGACCGCGCCGGGGTGCGGCACCTGCGTGGGGCTCGGCGCCAGGCCGGCCGGCACGGGCAGCGCGCTGCCCTTGACGTACTTGTCCCAGCTCACGTTCCAGGCGGTCCA
This region includes:
- a CDS encoding TerC family protein, whose translation is MDEATFAVPLWGWAAVGAVIAVMLAVDVLSHRDNHIIELREAVVWSAVWITAGLAFGLVVLVWLGGEPAVAYYSGYLLEKALSVDNVFVFALLFGYFRVPDEYQHKVLFWGVVGALAFRLAFIFAGAELLHRLAWAGLALGAFLVWTGWRLAVRGEPDVDPDRNPVVRLFRRLVPTDPRYHGSRFTVRVDGRRKATVLLVALVAIEGTDVVFAVDSVAAILAITTDTFLVWTATAFAVLGLRSLYFCLAGLLRHFEYLRYGLAVVLAFAGVKLILAETPVGEVPVWLTLAVVVLALATSIAWGRVAAWPGRRRARRARRRARRRRISPRDG
- a CDS encoding helical backbone metal receptor; protein product: MRVVSLVPSLTEAVASTLPGLLVGATDWCTHPTGLDVPRVGGSKYPDLERVRALRPDLVLLNVEENRREDADALAAAGVPVRVTYPRTVDEALTELGALLTELGAAAEPTWLLAARRAWAALPAEAAPRPAVVPVWRRPWVVLGRDTFAGDVLRRLGVTNRYADHPERYPRPSLDELRGRAPELVVLPDEPYRFTAADGPDAFPGTPCALVSGRHLTWYGPSLAEAPALLAAQLAAPVTRPAG
- a CDS encoding Lsr2 family protein, which codes for MARKVITVLTDDLDGGKADRTVEFSLDGVAYTIDVSDENAGVLRKALDPYISAGRRIGRGGVETSRAPRRGAGSGAGMDREQNRAIREWAVKNGYKISERGRIPVEVVEAYKNR
- the lon gene encoding endopeptidase La, with product MATLPVLPLTDAVLLPGMVIPVTLDPTTQAAVDAARATGDHRLLAVPRIDGEYGPVGVVATIEKVGRLPSGEPAAVVRGLTRARIGSGVPGPGAALWVEAAELTEPAPAGRARELAREYRALMTSVLQQRGAWQVIDAIERMTDLSELADSAGYVTWLSLAQKTELLAAPDVTARLELLVGWVKDHLAEQEVTEQINTDVREGLEKSQREFLLRQQLAAIRKELGEDEPDGSADYRARVEAADLPEKVREAALREVGKLERASDASPEAGWIRTWLDTVLEMPWNTRTADNTDLAAARAVLDADHAGLADVKDRILEYLAVRNRRAERNLGVVGGRGSGAVLALAGPPGVGKTSLGESVARALGRNFVRVSLGGVRDEAEIRGHRRTYVGALPGRIVRALREAGSMNPVVLLDEVDKLAVGYSGDPAAALLEVLDPAQNHTFRDHYLEVDLDLSDVLFLATANVVETIPGPLLDRMELVTLDGYTEDEKVAIARDHLLPRQRERAGLTADDVTVADEALARIAGEYTREAGVRQLERALAKILRKVAVALATDPTPVRVDTGNLARYLGRPKHTPESAERTAVPGVATGLAVTGAGGDVLFIEATSMEGEPGLTLTGQLGDVMKESAHIALSYLRSNGRRLGLDPNALAGRRIHLHVPAGAVPKDGPSAGITMVTALASLASGRPVRPEFGMTGEVTLSGRVLPIGGVKQKLLAAHRAGLTEVIIPMRNEPDLDDLPTEVREALTVHTLADVADVLALALRPADLDTEALDGPPALTTA
- a CDS encoding MFS transporter, yielding MRHWWTQTAGGLPRTFWHLWTATLINRLGSFVAIYLGVYLVSVRDFSPAYAGMVIGLHGAGSAAGGVIGGLVADRWGRRPAMLGGNVTAAATALSLGLAGHPVAIAALTLLLGACLGVARPAFTATIIDVVGERDRLRALTLNYWAINIGFSVAATVAGLLVRVDPLLLFVINAIVLLGTAALIGLRVPESRPVVPAAGALTRAGSGGLGTVLRDRVFLTFTALTGLAWLCIEASVMLPVSLQADGLPAAAYGPIIAVNGLLIVLGQLFVPRLVGRFDRSRTIAVAVLVIGAGFALTALADSVWFYAVTVLVWTLGEMAMTPSNSALTADLSPTAQRGRYQGVYSLGHAFATFAGPTLGGLVAHRFSVDALWLGLFGLALAVAAANLLAARSRTRRIAALRAAAPTAAPPAPVAA
- a CDS encoding BON domain-containing protein encodes the protein MLDDLGRLVGVVTRGDLLRVHLRTDAEIREDVVQEVLHRVLAVRDGLVTVQVRGGEVTLDGRLDRRSAAELAERLAGQVSGVVRVVSTIAYDVDDTVLVALEAGQVTPVA
- a CDS encoding nitroreductase family protein, yielding MPPNRPAGPPASRPVPDYGVPPTDALARVRAFADAMTRRRTVRDFSDRPIPAGVLDQALRAAASAPSGANRQPWRFVVVTDPELKRRLRVAAEAEERVFYERRAPEEWLSALAPLGTDASKPFLETAPAVIVVFEVHRGPRSPRPYYVKESVGIAVGLLLAALHQAGLATLTHTPSPMRFLNELLDRPAEERGNLIIPVGYPADDATVPDISRKPLSEVVVWR